The DNA window AGATCCCCAGAATTGGTCCTGTTCTGTTTCCCTGTGGTTGAATTCTCTGGAAAGCTTTGGATAGATTGAAGATACATAGATACATGAGAGGTGTAGAATTGttccccacctgcagggctgggtccaGTTCTGGGGTCCAGCAtcagaaggacatggagctgctggagcaagtccagaggagacCACAGAGGTCCCCATGCTCCGAGAGCTGGAGTCTCTTtcctctggagctgggagagctggaggtgtTCACCCTGGAGAAAACACTGAGAAGGCCTTACAGCCCTTTTCAGTGCCTAAAGAGACTCCAGGAGAGTTGGGGATAAATTTTTAGGAGGTCCTGTTGGGATAGGATAAagggtaatttttttaaaattaaaagaggGTGGATTTAGGTTAAGTATAATTAAGACATTTTTTATAATGAGAGTggtaaaaaaaaccaatcaggcTGCCCatggaagctgtggctgccccatccctggaagtatccATGTCCAGATTGaatgaggcttggagcaacctggtcagCTGGAAGttgtcccttcccatggcagaggggtggaACGTGATGattttaaagtcccttccaacccaaaccattccattatTCCCTGACTTCTCTCCTAACCCCTCTTGGTCTCCTGCAGCTTCATCTTTGCAGTGCTACAGCTGCACCTCCCAGCTCAGCAACTCCAAGTGCCAGACGGTGAAGACGTGCGGAGAGAACAACATGTGCAAGACGGACGTGATCCGTAAGGAAAATCAGGGGTGGGAAATGTCTTAGTTGGGATGTTGGAGCTAAAACTTTTCCCAGCCTCAGGTGTTCCATCCAGGCTCACCCAAGTCTGGATACACCAGGTGGTTTGGGCCAGCAAACCTCAGTGTGCAAGTGTCTTTCACCTGTGCaaaatttggtttatttctctttcacagcaccaaaaattatttgtttgagAGGGAAATGGTTAATTTGTTTTGCAATATTTGCAAACATGAATTAGGATAGGAGGGGCTGAGCCTGATCCATCCTGGTTGTGAAGTTAGGAGGCACTGATTTGAGGTGAAATCAATGAAAATGACAAAATTTcatctctgtgtctgtgggAAAATGTGAAAAACTAGGATTTTATCCTTCTGTCCTAAATCTGGTTTGCCCTGTCCAGAGCTGTGCCAACAGCTGAGTTGCTCTTGGACCTGGGGCACAAAACTCATCAGTGCCACATTTAAGCTCCTCTCTGTCAGGCAGTAGATGGGATATCTCCAGTAGGAATTATCCCAGTTGGGAATGTGCAAATCCATGACATTCACATGCAGGAGAGCCAAGATGTTGTAGGACTCTTTGTTATTTATTGCACGTGGCAAAGATTTGGTGCCCAGAATGGATTTTAGATCTCCTGGAGGAGAATGGGTCAAATCTCCTAGAGGTCAAAATCTGCTGGTAACCAGCAGTTGCCAAAAATGGCTAAAAAGATGGGCTGTGCCTCTCAGAAACAAATCAAACAACATCTGTGCCATCTGAAATGGGAATAGCCATGTTTCCATAATTTCCCAGGTGTGGAAACGCTCCATGCAACAAAGATGTTTGGGATTGGGCTTCACATGagagagggcagggttagatgtgatattaagaagaaattgcTTGCTTTGAGAGTGGTGAGGCCCAAAGAAACTGTGGGtcctccatccctggaattgtccaaggagaggttggacagggcttggatcAGCTtggcctagtggaaggtgtccctgagcATGAGATGATCTTGAATGtcccttcccaacccaaaccattctgtgattctgatttTTGTCCCACAGAATGTGTCCCATTTTTCAATTCCACAAGTCTTGGCTTGTACTGAATCCTTGTAATAATGGTCCTGCTTTCCTCCCAGGGGTAGtggcctagtggaaggtgcccctgagcatgagaTGATCTTgagtgtcccttccaaccccaaaccattcGGTGATTCCGATTTTTGTCCCACAGAACAAGCATCCTGCTATTCAGTTCCACAAGGCTTGCCTTGTGGAAGGCTGAATCTTAGGCTAAGCCTAATGGTCCTGCTTTCTTCCCAGGGGTCGTGGGGCTCTTCAGCATCATCAGCAAGGGATGTGACTCCTCGTGTGACCCATCCTACCAGGACTTCAACGTGGGCAACAGGAacatctcctgctgcagcagcgaCCTCTGCAACGCCAACGCCGCGGGCAGCGTAAGGTCCAGCTATGGGCTGGCTGGAGGGATAGCGGCCGGAGTGCTCTGGACCATCCTCAACAACAAATTCTGAGGATCAAAGATGCCTCCCATGACCACAGAAAGTCTCAGAGCACCCCTCTAATAACAGGAACCCTAACCAGGAGCAGTGGGGTGTGTTGGGCACCCAGCACCCCAGGAGCTGATGGCAACTCTTTGCCATATGATGGCTTCTGCTTTAATCTCATTGCAAAGCTCCTGTGCTACCAGATAAGGAAAGGTGTGTTCATGTTATCTGCAAAACACCTAAAATAAAGTTATTTCTCCACCAACTGTGTCTTTCACTCAGTCATCTATTTCagcccacagcagagctgcaggtgtgtGTTTTATGTCTGGCCAATGTCCAGCCCAGGTCATTGCTGTGCAATGTGACCTAAAGTCCTTTTTATGACCAGGTAATCTCCccagaggagaagggaaaagctACAGATGTATCTCCCTGGAGTTCAGGGAAGCCTATGATGCTTCTTCCCATGATGTTCTCCTGGAAAAACTGGCAGCCCAAGGTTTGGGAATGTGCACTCTTGGCTGAGTTAAAAACTGGCTGGATTCCAGGCACAGAGTGGTGGGGAATGGTGCCACATCTAGCTGGTGGCaggtcaccagtggtgtcccccTGGGATCAGTACTGGGGTCAGTCCCATATATTTATTGATGATCTGGATGGGGAGGTCAAGACCACCCTCTGGAAGTTCATGTATGACACCAAATTGGGTGGgatgttgatctgctggagggcaggaaggctctgcagagggatctggacaggctggatcagtGTTCCAAGGCCAGTGGTTTAAGATTGAACAACACCTATGAGTACAAGGCAGACTCTTTAACATCTCTCATAAACAGTAACAGCCCCTCTCTGTGGCTATAAATTCAAAGTTCTTCCGTGCCTTCTCCAGATTATTCATTTTATGGATATAAATTCAGATGTTCCCACCTTGCCTTGGGAGatcaaaagcagcaggaaaagctcagTACAAAGAGGCCTGAGAGAAACTCTCAGGTGTTTTCTAAGCTACACCCACATGAAGAgatctggtaaaaaaaaaaactagggGGAAAACATAGAGAGTGAATCTGGGAAAGCCCTGGATGGGAAAACAGGATTTAAGGAGCTGTGAAGTCAGGACAGCAATGGTTGGAGGATTAAAAGGGGAGGGACACTGGCCAAGAGCCCCAAATTCCTCTCTTCCACCTTAAAACCTACTGGAGCTGCCAAGAATGTGGAGATCCACAGGCTGAAATAACAGGGAATCATTTCCCTGGGGGGATGAGTCACCTGGAGGATCCATAGCCATGGGACAAGGGTCAAAATCCCATATGGGATGTAGTCAAAGGAACTAATGACACCATCTGCTGTTGTGAAAAGCTCATAAATCCTCAGGATGTGGGACTAATTGTAAGGAAGCTGCTAATTGTAGGAAGCTGGGAAGGGGTTTCCCCGGAGGAAATCAAGAATGAGCCACCTTGTTTATAGGA is part of the Ammospiza nelsoni isolate bAmmNel1 chromosome 1, bAmmNel1.pri, whole genome shotgun sequence genome and encodes:
- the LOC132077450 gene encoding prostate stem cell antigen-like, which codes for MKAFLVLLLGALLCVDSASSLQCYSCTSQLSNSKCQTVKTCGENNMCKTDVIRVVGLFSIISKGCDSSCDPSYQDFNVGNRNISCCSSDLCNANAAGSVRSSYGLAGGIAAGVLWTILNNKF